Proteins from one Acidimicrobiia bacterium genomic window:
- a CDS encoding AMP-binding protein — protein sequence MNLASVLLGPARTAPDSVAIRAQHDVTYGDLALRAGRLARLLSDDVRTGERVALLASNDESFVVAYLATLACGAVAVPLNPSAPAPELGRELALVEPALVLRGPDVGAQLAAPDVAAVVSRVVDVSDPAGDGLEPLVPVPRDDDDLAVLLFTAGTSGAPRAAMLSHGNLGANIAQLQSHPSTRRTSDDVVLGVLPFFHVYGLNVVIGVALAVGASIVPVAHFDARDTAHVVEREAVTVIAAVPTIYRSWLELPDDTVTRATFASVRLAVSGAAPLDPQLASAFHARFGVTLHDGYGLTETSPVVTTSVVGDIPRAGSIGVAIPGVDVRLVDADGTDVLVGDPGEIWVRGPNVFRGYWRDDAATAAACTDDGWLRTGDVAVADDEGSLRLVDRLRDLVIVSGFNVFPAEVEDVLGAHPDVRDVAVVGVPDPRTGERLRAYVVPERDRVTDDETLRRELASHAHERLARYKCPDEIEVTATLPRGLSGKLLRRRLER from the coding sequence GTGAACCTGGCCTCCGTGCTGCTCGGCCCGGCGCGCACCGCGCCCGACTCCGTCGCGATCCGCGCGCAGCACGACGTCACGTACGGCGACCTCGCGCTGCGTGCGGGCCGCCTGGCCCGGCTCCTGTCCGACGACGTCCGCACCGGCGAGCGCGTCGCGCTGCTCGCGTCGAACGACGAGAGCTTCGTCGTGGCCTACCTCGCGACGCTTGCGTGCGGCGCGGTCGCGGTGCCGCTCAACCCGAGTGCACCGGCGCCCGAGCTCGGGCGCGAGCTCGCGCTCGTCGAGCCGGCGCTCGTGCTGCGCGGTCCGGACGTCGGCGCGCAGCTCGCCGCGCCCGACGTCGCGGCGGTCGTCTCGCGTGTCGTCGACGTGTCCGATCCCGCCGGGGACGGGCTCGAGCCCCTCGTCCCCGTGCCGCGTGACGACGACGACCTCGCCGTGCTCTTGTTCACGGCCGGGACATCGGGCGCGCCGCGCGCGGCCATGCTGAGCCACGGCAACCTCGGGGCGAACATCGCGCAGTTGCAGTCGCACCCGTCGACGCGCCGAACGTCCGACGACGTCGTGCTCGGCGTGCTGCCGTTCTTCCACGTGTACGGGCTCAACGTCGTGATCGGCGTCGCACTCGCGGTCGGCGCGTCGATCGTGCCCGTCGCGCACTTCGACGCCCGCGACACCGCGCACGTCGTCGAGCGCGAGGCCGTCACCGTGATCGCCGCCGTCCCGACCATCTACCGCAGCTGGCTCGAGCTCCCCGACGACACCGTGACGCGCGCGACGTTCGCGTCCGTGCGGCTCGCGGTCTCGGGCGCGGCGCCGCTCGACCCGCAGCTCGCATCGGCGTTCCACGCCCGCTTCGGCGTGACCTTGCACGACGGGTACGGGCTCACCGAGACGTCACCGGTCGTGACGACGAGCGTCGTCGGCGACATCCCGCGTGCCGGCTCGATCGGTGTCGCGATCCCGGGGGTCGACGTACGACTCGTCGACGCCGACGGCACCGACGTGCTCGTCGGCGATCCGGGCGAGATCTGGGTCCGCGGCCCGAACGTCTTCCGCGGCTACTGGCGCGACGACGCCGCGACGGCGGCCGCGTGCACCGACGACGGCTGGCTGCGCACGGGGGACGTCGCGGTCGCGGACGACGAGGGATCGCTGCGGCTCGTCGACCGCTTGCGCGATCTCGTCATCGTGTCGGGGTTCAACGTGTTCCCCGCCGAGGTCGAGGACGTCCTCGGCGCGCACCCCGACGTGCGCGACGTCGCGGTCGTCGGCGTCCCCGATCCCCGCACCGGTGAGCGCCTGCGCGCCTACGTCGTCCCCGAACGCGACCGCGTGACGGACGACGAGACGCTCCGGCGCGAGCTCGCGTCGCACGCGCACGAGCGGCTGGCGCGCTACAAGTGCCCGGACGAGATCGAGGTCACCGCGACGTTGCCGCGCGGCCTGTCGGGGAAGCTGCTGCGCCGCCGTCTGGAACGCTGA
- a CDS encoding SAM-dependent chlorinase/fluorinase, translating into MPDRLPVVSFLSDYGLTDEFVGVCKAVILGIAPHVTVVDITHDVAPQDVRAGALALVRAVQYLPRGVVLAIVDPGVGTDRRMVAVEVDDGFLVGPDNGLLAPAVAMVGGARTVVSLTSEAHRLDAPGPTFAGRDVMAPAAAYLAAGTPLTELGEVVDPAGLVPALVPLPRDEDDGLAGEVWWVDRFGNCQLNVGPDELAATGARPGETVELRLGNETRMARWVHVYADARPSELVVLVDSYGMVSIALDRASAAAACSLREGSPVTIVKRT; encoded by the coding sequence GTGCCCGACCGTCTCCCGGTCGTCTCGTTCCTCAGCGACTACGGGCTCACCGACGAGTTCGTCGGTGTCTGCAAGGCCGTCATCCTCGGGATCGCCCCGCACGTCACCGTCGTCGACATCACGCACGACGTCGCACCCCAGGACGTGCGCGCGGGCGCGCTCGCGCTCGTGCGCGCGGTCCAGTACCTCCCGCGCGGGGTGGTCCTCGCGATCGTGGATCCCGGCGTCGGCACGGACCGGCGGATGGTCGCGGTCGAGGTCGACGACGGGTTCCTCGTCGGGCCGGACAACGGCCTGCTCGCACCCGCCGTCGCAATGGTCGGCGGCGCGCGCACGGTCGTCTCCCTCACGAGCGAGGCGCACCGTCTGGACGCGCCAGGTCCGACGTTCGCGGGCCGGGACGTGATGGCGCCCGCGGCCGCGTACCTCGCCGCCGGGACGCCCCTCACCGAGCTCGGCGAGGTCGTCGACCCGGCCGGTCTCGTCCCCGCCCTCGTCCCGCTGCCACGCGACGAGGACGACGGGCTCGCAGGCGAGGTGTGGTGGGTCGACCGCTTCGGCAACTGCCAGCTGAACGTCGGCCCCGACGAGCTCGCCGCGACCGGCGCGCGTCCGGGCGAGACCGTCGAGCTGCGCCTCGGCAACGAGACCCGCATGGCGCGCTGGGTCCACGTGTACGCCGATGCGCGGCCGTCGGAGCTCGTCGTGCTCGTCGACTCCTACGGGATGGTGTCGATCGCGCTCGACCGGGCGTCGGCCGCCGCGGCGTGCTCGCTGCGCGAGGGCTCGCCGGTCACGATCGTGAAGCGCACCTGA
- a CDS encoding helix-turn-helix domain-containing protein yields MSQSFSKARFLTVQEVADLMRVSSMTVYRLIKAGDLPAVRVGRSFRVREEDVDRYLGSRYTEAG; encoded by the coding sequence GTGAGCCAGTCCTTCTCGAAGGCCCGATTCCTGACCGTGCAGGAGGTCGCAGACCTCATGCGCGTGTCGTCGATGACCGTGTACCGGCTGATCAAGGCGGGTGACCTGCCGGCCGTGCGCGTCGGGCGCTCGTTCCGCGTGCGCGAGGAGGACGTCGACCGCTACCTCGGCTCGCGCTACACGGAGGCCGGGTAA
- a CDS encoding CAP domain-containing protein: MRRIVLAALLVLSTIAVLPTTAATADCDLVGATNSLRASQGLAPLSVDGNLTGKASSWAAHMAAAGTISHSSLASGISEPWSRLGENVGMGPNLCAIQQAFVASPAHYRNLTDPGFRYVGVGVVSSNGTLFVAVEFMQPASQPAPSTSANAAGTPSSRSATRSRSASNGASPTPVAAPAPPPPPPPPPPPPPPATLVRAIARLHALDS, from the coding sequence ATGCGGCGAATCGTGCTGGCAGCACTGCTCGTGCTGTCGACGATCGCTGTGCTCCCGACGACCGCGGCGACCGCGGACTGCGACCTCGTCGGCGCGACGAACTCGTTGCGCGCGAGCCAGGGGCTCGCGCCGCTGTCCGTCGACGGGAACCTGACGGGCAAGGCGTCGAGCTGGGCCGCGCACATGGCCGCGGCCGGGACGATCTCGCACTCGAGCCTGGCCTCCGGGATCAGCGAGCCGTGGTCCCGCCTCGGCGAGAACGTCGGGATGGGTCCGAACCTGTGCGCGATCCAGCAGGCGTTCGTCGCCTCACCGGCGCACTACAGAAATCTCACAGATCCGGGGTTCCGGTACGTGGGCGTGGGCGTCGTGAGCTCCAACGGGACGTTGTTCGTCGCGGTGGAGTTCATGCAACCAGCCTCCCAGCCCGCCCCAAGCACGTCCGCGAACGCGGCCGGAACCCCGTCTTCGCGGTCGGCGACACGCAGCCGCAGCGCTTCGAACGGCGCGTCGCCGACCCCCGTGGCGGCCCCCGCACCACCGCCGCCACCGCCTCCGCCGCCTCCGCCGCCGCCACCCGCGACGTTGGTGCGCGCGATCGCACGGTTGCACGCGTTGGACAGCTGA